CTTGTTTCCAAACTTGCGTTATCAGCCTTTTCCTTCCATGCGTTGGAACTTGCGGCAAGAGGCCGCTGGAGGCTTTGTGCTGGGGCCACAGCTGGCCACCGAGCTACAGCTGGGTTTCCTCACTACTACCCTGCCCTACAAACTGCCGCCAGCCAAGCCGGGCCAGGTAGGTACCGGCAGGGGTTCGTCCGACGATTACTTGCGGATCAACAGCTACTACCTGGGGTTGCGGGCCAAGTATTTCCTCCGTAGGCTGGCGGGTGGTGTAGCCCCTGTGGGCCTGTATGCTGCCCTGGCTGCCCAGCACCACTGGGCACTTGCCTACGAGCCGGATGCCAGTAGTGGCCGCCTCAAGGCACAGTATGGTGGCTACCACCAGGGCTGGACGCGCGGACTGGCCCTTCAGGCCGAGCTGGGCAACCACTGGGTGGTAGCAGATCGTTTTCTGATTGATGTGGGTGTGCAGACCGGGTTATGGCTGAGTACGGGGCAAAGCAGCAAAACCAGCCTAAGCCCCGAGCAGCTCCGCCCCCGTGTGCAGGCTCGCCTGCTGAACCACACCGGCCTGAATGTAAAACTGGGCTTTGGCCTCCTGCTTTATTGACCTAAAGCGCCGGCGGGCTTTTAGGGTTCAAAGGGACTTCTTGCCTCCAAACACCCACTTGCTCGGGGTGGTAGTCTTCGTAAAGAAAAGATGCCCGGTGCTCGGCTGGTGCCAGTACTACCTGGCATAGGCTAACGGTGCGTAGGTCTGCCACCGGTGGCAGGTGTATGCCCGCGCTGTCTGTTTGGCTACCTGGCTGCAGGTGGAAATCGCGCAGGGCCGCGGGGGTCGGGTCCGCTTGCTGTACCAGGAAGCGCGCATAGGCTGCCTGCCTGCCCGCCTGCACCGCTGGGGTGTATAGGGTAGCACTGGCAAACAAGACGGGTTCGGCTGTGGGTAGCTGCCTAGCGTGGGCCTGGCTGCCATCCCATACCAGGCTATACAGGGCTTCGTGCTCATATACCACCAGGGTGAAGGGCTCCAGGCCCTGTAGTGCA
This region of Bacteroidota bacterium genomic DNA includes:
- a CDS encoding NRDE family protein, which translates into the protein MCTLTYHPGIRRAFTFSRDERSSRPAALLPERHAPTGAEARWYPLDPQGLGSWIALGERGRFACLLNGAFVRHERQPPYRHSRGLVVTQYFDYPDFSAFHTRYALQGLEPFTLVVYEHEALYSLVWDGSQAHARQLPTAEPVLFASATLYTPAVQAGRQAAYARFLVQQADPTPAALRDFHLQPGSQTDSAGIHLPPVADLRTVSLCQVVLAPAEHRASFLYEDYHPEQVGVWRQEVPLNPKSPPAL